The genomic stretch cctatccaattaaggttggcacaccctaaaccatctagcgtgaaggaatcacgctcctaggaacccaatacctatttgagctcattgggttcactaaatattcactagggatgacttccctagcaaccctcctaatgaccctcctaggctttaaagccttggtcatttgggactcatcaagatcaactctaggggtgactccccttgtgaccttggtgatgatcttcctagccctaggtcttgttccataattgaatggaacattatggtaagtgggcttgaccacttgagacttaggtttgtgactcaaacctctcatgtccttgggcttttgcttttgtagaccctagagttgacttctccaaattcttaagggtcttttctaaggtgtcaagtcttggcctcaagacttgattttccttttctaatacctcaagttttaatttgtcatttttctttgaggtatacctaggcatatgtctagttgttttggaattcctacctaggttttccttaaccttagatgagttaattctagggttggttttcctagtattgtccttatctaggctaacatgtttggcacctaagcacgtgtatcggttactatagttatcatgcttattattattgacaatagcaataaggctactagcatgcatcctactagaattgcaagatgtaccttagagattaccttaaggtttgccttagctccccctatagacgtgctcggtctcttgtccttgtgagattgcctccccctaggacattggctcctatagtgtccccttcgcttgcattggaagcacaccacgtgctccttacccttgcgtatcgggactctaactttcttgacctttggcgccggtggagtcttcctaatcctccttggacacttactcttgtaatgtccatattccctacactcaaagcacattatatgtaatttacaagaaattaaattgcttgagttacctagtgtTGAGGGTGGATATGAgctttctccttcatcccttccggaggtagaggcttcttcttcttgctccaatcttgaagaagaactcttctcctcttcttccttagatgttgagtaaccctcaacttctaattccttacctccatgaagtgagctacttgactcacttgactcctctttatGACTTaaattggagcttccctcatggaacttggccaagttattccacaattccttggcattgttgtaaccacctatcttacacaagatatcgttaggtaatgagaattcaaaaattttcattacctcgtcattgattgtggattggtggatttgttccttcgtccacttcttcttctcgagaggttctccctttttatccaccggaggagtaaaacctactcgtacacaattccaattcactaggttagtcataagaaaatacttcattcttaccttccaatacgcgaagtcgtcgcgatcgtagaagggtggaatcgtgatgtcttctccaagtagatccattctctagcttgtgctcccccgggtgttaatccgtcgaagagcaaccttgcactgataccacttgttaggaccttcggatagcggctagagaggggggtgtgaatagccgacctcaaattatcgtttcttcctacaatttaggttagcgcagcggaaatacaatgtagaaacgaaagtggagaagatcaaacctcaaacacgatgatgtaacgaggttcggagatgatactcctactcctcggcgtgtccgtcaggtggacgaagcctatcaatccgtcggtggatgagaccccggaaaatcggctaatataaactccttctgggtggagaaacctcgccacaaacttcttgcaacagcaagataggagtacaaagatacagcacaatacaaaggcagtaagaatgtaaaaacacagcttgccttctcgtcgactggatgaagcaacaacttcacgaaacacctacaacagcaggaaccagccgaaggaagcttccacgaagcttcaggaagatgagagctcagcaaagctctgattgcagtaagatcagaaaaaaaagagaggcagctcctgtagccctcgacctgttatataacctacgaagaagaagacacataaactagccgttgtatcgcaacggctagggcctggaccgatcaggctccaccctgatcggtcaagaccttctctgatcggtcttgggaccgatcaggacctatgctgattggtccccagaccgatcagcacgcttcacagagagttgcccaactctctgatcggtctgtggaccgatcaggactcaggtggatcggtccacagaccgatccccctctttcttctcttgATTTTCTTCGCTTCTATATAATTATTGATCGGTTACCAGACctatcaggtaattcacagaaacacactgtttggttactgatcggtcaccagaccgatcagtcaaccagcgtatcactggatcggttaccagaccgatccagttttagagctcccagccctaaaccctacctggtcctgagaatgagctaccgagccctctctgacctagtccggagaacgaactgccgtgccctctccgacttcgtccgatccagagaacgagctaccgagccctctctgacctagtatggagaacgagctgccgagccctctccgacttcgtccggtccagagaacgagctaccggctctgacctagtccggagaacgagctaccgagtcctctccgacttccacgtccagtccagagaacgagctcccgagccctctctgacctagtctggagaacgagctaccaaaccctctccgacttcccatgccaagtttccatacttggacttttcccgtgccaagctccctgcttggacttttccgtgccaatctccatacttggacttttccgtgccaagtctccatacttggacttttcccgtgccaagctccctgcttggacttttcaccagatgtctggtcaaccttgacctatctggatttcccttgcctggcttcactcaccagaactttccaactgcctgacttcactcaccaggactttcccttgcctggcttcactcaccaggactttcacctggcttcactcaccaggatttcccgaatcaggtcgactcaccttgggtcaactaggtcaaccttgaccaaagattgcacccacaatctcccaagtttgtattctgtcaaacatcagaatacaacttttctactctcgtcaaacatcagaatagaacttttctattctcgtcaaacatcaaaatacaactcttctattctcgtcaaacatcaaaatacaactcgagtcaggtcaactcgagtcaggtcaaccaggtcaaccttgacctaaggttgcaccaacaatcacaACATTCCGCACTggccgaccgaggagatgaagacatccacGGTGTCTTTCCCattcgatcaatggggtatggacatcatGGGACCGTTtcccatggcgaccggtcagcagaGATTCTTGTTCatcgcggtggactacttctcaaagtgaGTGGAGGTCGAGCAGCTGGCAAAGATAAGTGAGCAGATTGTCATCAAATTCCTCTGGTAAAACATCTCGTGTCAGTTCGACATCCCCCACTGGATCATCTCGGATAACGGAAGGCAATTCGTCGGTCGAAGGCTCAAAGAGTAGTGTAAAGGCTACAACATCTAGCAGGCTTTCTCCTCAATGggctacccccaaagcaatgacCATGTGGAAGTCACGAACTGGGAGATCCTCAGGGGTCTACGGACTCGGCTCGACCACACAGGAGGAAGTTGGGTCGATGAGCTCTCGAGCATCCTTTGGGCACTTCTCACGACTCTAAAAGAGGCGACCGATGTAACACCATTCCAGCTGGTGTATGAAGGCAAAGCAGTGGTCCCTGTTGAAGTCAAAGTGGAGTCTGACCTAGTACATCTCTATGACGGGGAGAACACTGAGCGGAGCCTAATAGAGCTCAACTTGGTGGATGAAGTGCGAGATAAGGCTGCAGTTCAGCTCACGACATACTGATAGCGGATGAGGTAGAACTACAGCTAAAGAGTGATCCCAAGATCCTTCCAGGCCGACGATCTGGTGTGGAAGAGAACAAAGCCGATCAGAGACGTCACCAAGCTCGAGGCTCCTTAGGGATGCCCCTTCAAGGTAGTACAAAAGCTCTACTCGGGATTATACTACCTGCAGAATGAAAATGGCAGACAGCTCGAGCGACCTTGGAGTACGAACCACCTTTAACCTTATAGAGCCGAGTGAGGTGCATGAATGGGTTCTACTGTAACTGCATGTGTGTGTGCCTTGTAAATGTAGGAGAACTATGaataaaaaatacaaatattCCAATCTCTTGTGCTGATCATCCAACTTTTCATCAgtaaccttaaacccaagtcttcatcaacggtccaGAGGTCACCTTAAACTCAAGTCttcatcaacggttgagcgacgaccttaaactcatgtctacgcctatcaacggtcgagtggtgactttaaacccaagtcttccttagtggtcaagcggcgaccttaaacccaagtctttatCAACAATTgaacggtgaccttaaactcatgtctacGCCCATCAACGAtcaagcagcgaccttaaacccatgtctacgcctatcaacggtcgagcggcgatcttaaacccaTGTCTAAGCCATTAAGaagtcgagcaacgaccttaaaccctcatctacaTCAATATCTGAGAAACAACTATAAACCCGAGACCGATGAAAAATGACTTGTCTGAGCAAGTAATACGACGCTGATCGGCAAGCCACGGAGCCACACTAAGGAAGGTTTTCGCATTATGTAGTCTTGCTTGGTCTTGAGCGGTAGTGCAGTGAAACAAATCAGAAAATATCAAAAGGAAAAGTTGAACAGGGCAGAACGAAGGATCAATATTAAATACAAAAGTTCGTCGAATGGGCGACCATTCATTAAAACTTGCATAACTTTTACAAGTCTAAAAAGGCAGTACAAAAAAGAGATGAGATACGCGGGAGCAAGCTCACTCAAGATAGTCCAGAGCATCGTCGGCCAACGACTCAGTCAGCTTATCTTGGCTGATGACCTTGTTTGTCAGAGCGGTTGGAATGTAGCCACCATCCTTCAGTTGATCGAGCATCCCATTGATAGCAAGGTTGAAGAAACGGAGTGCCTGATCGGTGACCTTGTCATTAATAGACGTCCGAGCGGATGTAGGCCCACTTCATGAGCTTGAATCTACAATACTCGACCCCCGATACATCTCTAGGGCCACTCGAGAGGCTTCCAGTTCTGCCTTCAACTTGGCCAGCTCTTCATCTTTGGTGTCGAGCTGGGTCTTCACGGTGGAGCATTCGGCCGACCGGTTCTCCTGCTCGACGCTAAGAGATGCCTCTGTATCCTTGAGTCTTGAGCCAACACCTAAAATTCCTTGTTTTTGATCTCCAAGTCTTCGATGGCCCAgagcttcctggtgttggccAAGTTGATCTTGGACTCGAAGGAGCTGGCTTGTTTATTAAGCCAAGCCAATTGTGTAGCATGCTCGGCGCTTTTTCCCATCTCCACCTCCAGCTGCTCGGAGCTCTTACTCATATCGCCTCTTAAGTGAGCCGTCTCAGTGCTCATTTACTCCAGATGCGCTTGAGAAGCAGATGATTGGCCGCTCGTAGCATGCATCTGCTGGACTTCATGCTCCAAGTAGGCAAGCCTTTGGTACATGGCCAAGCTCTCTACCCAATATTACAAAGCACCAGGAAACTATGAAGGCTGAATGGAAATAAACAAGTACACGTGAGAGatacttaccccagtggacattTGGATGTGACTGTTGGAGAGAGCCCCCGGAGGCATGACTGTCGCACGAGCCCGGGCGTCGACCTATATATGAGCGAGTGACCTTTGAATAATTATTTGGTACTCGACTTCAGGGATACAGCATCATCAGAGTCGTGCCACTCGTCTATCGGCAGATGGATGACTGTCGTTATGTGGTGTTGGCCGCTCACGCCAGATGAGGCGGAGGTCATTCGATCGGCCGACGGAGACGCATGTGCCAGTCGAATGCATGATTTCTGGGTTGTTGGCAAAGAGGGAGGTGGTATGAAAGTGACTGGCGATGCACAGATGGTTCCTTTTGGCAGTCCGGATAAGGATAGCGTCCAATCAGATGAAATCAAAGTATGGAGGACGGTCGTCACTTGTTCGTGAGGAGTGGGTGTAGAGGTCTCACCCTTCTCAGATGGAGGGCGCGAGCTGGCTCGAGTTGGGGTCTACATAGCGAAAGTAGGAGATCGGGATGCAGCTTCCACCCGATGCCTCTTCCGGCTTATCAGCGGTTCCCAAGAAGAGGCCGACTCTAAGGCTGCGTCGATTGGAAGTGTCGGAGGTTGGCCTAGTGGGAGATCTACTATACCAGCTACCCCACTGCCAGCCTTCCGACTGCCTCCTCCTTTGCTCACCTGCAAAGACGCTCCCTCGCTTCCGTCGAGCGAGTCTTCTTGGGAGTTGATCGCTGTAAGGCTCGACTCTCTAGCTCAGTCGCGACCATAACATTGATCTCTACATCCTTCAGTTTTCTCTTTCTGGCCAGATGTGCCCTTAGCATGATGTGAGCTgcaaaaaaaggagaaaaaaatcaattagattcaatgaagaagaagaagaagaggagcataCCTAGGTTGGACATGAGTTTTGTGCAAATCGAGCTCAGGCCGAACATATAGAGGACTTCCTCATGCAGCAACTTATGAGTGTGGTACTTCTGACCGACCAAGTGTGAAGTTGCATGGAGGTAGTCTGATCGACTCTTGTACTTCTTGAGTTTCGACGGGTTCACCACTTCCAGCTGCTAGCCAGTCGGGAAATCTAGTTGCTCCGAAAGCGGACAAAAAAATAGTAGTTCTTCCAATGGTTATTGGAGGGtgacatcttatcaaagaagaCTAAGCTCACTCGGGCTTGGAATAGAAAGGTTCCTAGCTCGGACagtttgggataataaaaatagtggaagagcTGAGGGGTTAAAGGAAAGTCATGCAGGCGGAATAGGGCGATGCCCCTACATAGCAGTAGAAAGGAGTTTGGCACTAATTGATGGAGAGAGATGcagaaatatttacaaactgtgGAAAAAAATGGGTGGACCGGGAACCACAGACCGACGGTAAACTGGTCCCTAAAGAAGCATATAAAATTTGGAGGCGGTTCATTTGGACGGTCAAAAGAATAAGGGAGAGAGATTTGATAGTCAGAGGGAATTTTGTAAGCGACTCTCAAACTCTCAGTGTCGCCTCCGTCGAACCTGGACTCGATGGACATGTACCAGAGCCCAGGGATGGGGACGAGAGTTTTtgaggagcttgccatcgaaaAGAAAGTGATCGATGAAGAACAATGGAAAGATTCGATTGAGAGGGTGAGGAAGCTTACAGAAAGAGTCGTAGGAGGAAGAGGAAGCAAAGTGTCACTGGGAAGCTTGAAGATGAAGGCACACGAAGTGAAGAAGACAGTGACACATACGAGATTTATAAAACTCACGGTCGATCAACATCAGCCATCTGATCCAGAGTTACGAAAACCTAGAAGATGATCCAATTGTTGAATTCGAAAGGTCGCCTATCACATCATCAGTGGATATcctctttgttggtgcaaccttaggtcaaggttgacctggttgacccgactcgagttgacctgactcgagttttattttgatgtttgacgagaatagaaaagttgtatcttgatgtttgacaagaatacaaacttgggagattgtgggtgcaaccttcggtcaaggttgacctggttgacccgacttgagttgacttgattcggtaaagtccaagtatggagacttggcacgggaaaagtccaagtatggagacttagcacggaaaaatccaagcggggagcttggcacgggaaaagtccaagtatggagacttggcacagaaaagtccaagcagggagcttggcacgggaaaagtccaaagtatggaagcttggcatgggaagtcggagagggctcggcagctcgttctctggaccaggtcagagagggttcgggagctcgttctctggaccagacgaagtcagagagggctcggcagctcgttctccgaactaggtcagagagggctcgggagatcattctctggaccagatgaggaagtcggagagggctcggtagctcgttctccggactaggtcagagagggctcgggagctcgttctctagaccggacgaagtcggagagggctcggtagctcgttctccggactaggtcagagagggctcgggagctcgttctctggaccagacagaggtggagagggctcggtagctcgttctccggactaggtcagagagggctcggtagctcgttcttgtaacacccactaagcttttaagataaatatgagaatgatgaatttgccttagaaaaatattagtggaatgttgaaccaaaaagaaataaaaagaaataaaaagaaggagtggtcaaggattgaaccttgaacctctcatgatgtaaatgataggattaatgggtaataaccagttgggataggaataatatattgatagcaaaggagggaaactcatgataaggatgagagtaaaagctagccaaaagaaagcaagaaaagagcaagagaaagacaacttaccttccttcttttctctccctcttcctctccttttgccgtgacttaaagaggactattaaggggattcattcccccttgtttctgttggttgctacttggaaagcctataggttccactgtacaaaaattttgtacaaagatctgaaccttttcctagctaccatgtgttcttttaaattaaattttggatctcctgcggaacttaacacgtttgatccaaaacttaatctatttgttcttttaggttttgacttggatctcctgcggaacttaacacgttcgacccaagtctccttaagttattaattccattaaatattaatttccataaaaggttcccagtactgacgtggcgaggcacatggccttcttggatatgggagcaaccaccaccgactagacaaaacctttaatagaaagctaatatttaatttcctaaaataactttaggttaaccaaagagaacaatcaaatcacaaggaaaagaaagaaacaaaagaacacaacttcgaaaaaacatattcgaaatactagaacgtaagcctcttgtatttggtattatttccataaataactagcatgatgcggaaatagaaattactagttataccttgtagaaaaaacctcttgatcttctaccgtattcctcttctaacctcggacgttgtgtgggcaacgatcttccaagatgagaaaccaccaaccaccttcttctcctccaaacaaggttcggccacaaaagaaaagcttcaccaaggagaaaaaccaaaatactaaccaagctccaagagatgctagctttctttccttcttcttcttcttctccgagtagtatccggccaccacaagaactccaagggagagggagaggttcggccaccacaagaggaagagaaggagatgatgatggccggccacaccaaggaacaaaagagggagaggaataatagatgttgtgtcttgtgaaggcaccctcaccccttcttttatattccttggcctaggtaaaataggaaatttaattacaataaattttccttaatttccttgacatgatttaattgagaaaaataaaataatatttccccaattaaacaatgatggccggccaaatcaataggaagcaaattggacaagtttcaatcaacaattaaaactttccttatttgtttccggaaattttaaaaataaaatttctctttaaaatctcttcatggttaataaaaggaaatatctataattttaattttattaacatgtgaataattttaaagagaaaataaaacatctctccaatctacaaataaggaaagagatctaatctctttctttaatcttttgtaga from Zingiber officinale cultivar Zhangliang chromosome 5B, Zo_v1.1, whole genome shotgun sequence encodes the following:
- the LOC121986531 gene encoding uncharacterized protein LOC121986531 translates to MGYPQSNDHVEVTNWEILRGLRTRLDHTGGSWVDELSSILWALLTTLKEATDVTPFQLVYEGKAVVPVEVKVESDLVHLYDGENTERSLIELNLVDEVRDKAAVQLTTY